In one Pseudarthrobacter sp. NBSH8 genomic region, the following are encoded:
- a CDS encoding PP2C family serine/threonine-protein phosphatase, with translation MFKEFHYQARGHRHLRDGTPVQDRTNYLSRGGVQVLCLADGAGSATHSQFGAQAVVDEGCVVLVEQFAEYAASNDGIQVKVDLLGRLAAKVAAVAERHNVPPDDLASTFLCVAVSGDKFLGAHVGDGVVGYLKHGDLRVISGPDNAEFANQTTFVTSARALESMRLFRGSLDGVSGFILMSDGSGDSLYDPRTGELAGACSKLIDAVGTAPSRQSKNSDYKKRLRRLVNVTIRNATKDDCSIGILGRQAAQ, from the coding sequence GTGTTCAAGGAATTCCACTACCAGGCCAGGGGGCACCGCCACCTGCGGGATGGCACGCCGGTCCAAGACCGGACGAATTACCTCTCTCGCGGCGGCGTCCAAGTCCTCTGCCTGGCCGACGGCGCAGGCTCTGCGACTCACTCTCAGTTCGGCGCCCAAGCGGTCGTCGATGAAGGATGCGTTGTACTCGTCGAACAGTTCGCGGAGTACGCGGCATCCAACGACGGCATCCAGGTGAAGGTGGATCTCCTTGGCCGACTTGCAGCCAAGGTGGCAGCCGTAGCGGAACGGCATAATGTACCGCCCGACGATCTCGCTTCGACGTTCCTTTGCGTGGCCGTATCAGGCGACAAGTTCCTCGGCGCCCATGTCGGCGACGGGGTCGTCGGGTACCTGAAGCATGGCGACCTGAGGGTCATCTCAGGCCCCGATAACGCCGAGTTCGCGAATCAGACGACGTTCGTCACCTCGGCACGTGCACTCGAATCCATGCGACTCTTCCGCGGATCGCTGGACGGCGTCAGCGGATTCATACTCATGAGTGATGGCTCAGGAGACAGCTTGTACGACCCGCGCACTGGCGAGCTAGCGGGCGCATGCTCCAAACTCATCGACGCCGTCGGCACGGCACCTAGTCGCCAGAGCAAGAACTCCGATTACAAGAAGCGACTGCGGCGGCTCGTGAATGTCACCATCCGGAATGCGACGAAGGACGACTGCTCAATCGGAATCCTCGGCCGGCAGGCCGCGCAGTGA